The Solibacillus sp. FSL W7-1464 genome contains a region encoding:
- the tilS gene encoding tRNA lysidine(34) synthetase TilS: MHTLEHQVLAYIKEQQLIKSGDRLLIACSGGVDSMALLSFFYYFRHYFKIDLAVAHVDHMLRGEQSAEDRQFVEQACNDWAIPFYSCAIPIAEIRKKEGGNIQAICRKERYHFFETVMHTHKFSKLVTAHHADDQLESMLMALTKASSLNGLKGILPSRKFQQFTVIRPFLMVTKDEIGEYLHSKGHLYREDPSNAKKDYTRNRFRHNVVPVLKEENPLVSRHAVHIAQQLLDDDSYLSKLAEERFSNLFQKVDKNCYKVKVSELQKEPLALQRRFILILLSYLYNDSNTIQSYALCSTILTLFSTSDGSRTLDLPENFIARQQYDEVVFENRQQDLPTSNQQIALNEWCVLGTMRIYIGELARCDEELLQKYPHHFFAASSVSFPLFVRAPKQGDRILLQGMQHQKKVSRIFIDDKIPFTKRAGWPLLVDANDDLLAIVAVRVNNKFSNVKSAGHEMVLLVDSDERL, encoded by the coding sequence ATGCACACTTTAGAACATCAAGTATTAGCGTATATAAAAGAGCAGCAGCTTATTAAAAGTGGTGATAGACTACTAATTGCTTGTTCAGGAGGCGTTGATTCAATGGCGCTTCTTTCTTTTTTTTATTATTTCCGGCACTACTTTAAGATTGATCTCGCCGTGGCGCATGTGGACCATATGCTGCGCGGCGAACAATCTGCCGAGGATCGCCAATTTGTTGAACAAGCTTGTAATGACTGGGCGATTCCTTTCTATAGCTGTGCGATTCCCATTGCGGAAATCCGCAAAAAGGAAGGTGGAAATATTCAGGCGATTTGCCGGAAGGAACGCTATCATTTCTTTGAAACCGTCATGCATACCCATAAGTTTTCAAAATTAGTAACTGCACATCATGCGGACGATCAGCTCGAATCAATGTTAATGGCATTGACGAAAGCGAGTTCGCTAAACGGATTAAAAGGCATTTTACCGTCACGAAAATTTCAGCAATTTACCGTAATTCGTCCTTTTTTGATGGTTACAAAAGACGAAATTGGGGAATATTTACATAGTAAAGGTCATTTATACCGTGAAGATCCGAGCAATGCAAAGAAAGATTATACCCGCAATCGTTTCCGTCACAATGTCGTACCAGTTTTGAAGGAAGAAAACCCCCTTGTTTCCCGGCACGCAGTCCACATTGCACAGCAACTTTTAGATGATGATTCGTATTTATCGAAGCTTGCGGAAGAGCGCTTTTCGAATCTTTTTCAGAAAGTCGACAAAAATTGTTATAAAGTGAAGGTTTCAGAACTACAAAAAGAGCCACTTGCTTTACAAAGAAGGTTCATTTTAATACTATTAAGTTATCTTTATAACGATTCAAATACGATTCAAAGCTATGCACTTTGTTCGACGATTTTGACGTTATTTTCAACGTCGGATGGAAGTCGTACACTTGATTTACCGGAGAATTTTATTGCGCGTCAACAATACGATGAAGTTGTATTTGAAAATAGGCAGCAGGACTTGCCGACATCAAATCAGCAAATCGCTTTGAATGAGTGGTGTGTGCTTGGAACGATGCGCATATATATTGGGGAACTTGCACGATGTGATGAGGAGTTACTGCAAAAGTATCCGCATCACTTTTTCGCCGCATCATCTGTATCGTTTCCTTTATTCGTAAGGGCTCCCAAACAAGGGGATCGTATTTTGCTACAAGGTATGCAGCATCAGAAAAAAGTATCTCGCATTTTTATTGATGACAAGATTCCTTTCACAAAAAGAGCTGGCTGGCCATTGTTAGTCGATGCTAATGATGACCTTTTGGCGATAGTAGCTGTACGCGTTAACAATAAATTTTCTAATGTAAAATCGGCAGGGCATGAAATGGTGCTCCTTGTCGATAGCGATGAACGTCTTTAG
- a CDS encoding SpoIIE family protein phosphatase — translation MVTLNNQNEFQTLNLSLFLYKEKSRIIIAGVIAFAAFCFAQAVFFEAVTPLFLPFWLVIRTRFVSFQKSALLGGILGTLFLGFGQAAIVLVQLFFMECLVRFKFIKLSPYFLLGSTIIAIQLAWQMMLHSGMPSIMTLFYIVYECFFAVSILFFMRILTLPSKENGNIEWTREKITAIIVVLAGMLIGMENLTLFYFSLALIVLHFLICLVAYASTVGAAVIFSLSLGFFIGLANLSFTGMMILYACTGLVAAFVQNQGRYVVAVFSFLPSIFFFFYDATLPIDSVYFMSMLTGAVIFLLLPKNILEYCKMYYKQNTISVIQVNRNEVVEVQLKQFQQFVSFMKELVFDHFTQNKTKNKTVAEPFLICSSCFKYEECWGRNGEMEGIIDSWRLAKRSTKPVSWIRVEEQLKGKCIKSSKLLEELESALHKEHMERQFYHGKKMIALQLRDLSSHFEKLLNSQRLEIGTSEIDGEMQQFLKEHDIHCLHIQWIKNEIGNREFVCYVADHRDAHVVIQQLEQQLFEFLHEPLRGEQVYEQHSPIFYRQIKFTSAIRYQLEYDIYTYSHANHAISGDSYRVFPIHPGLMAIMLSDGMGTNVRANRESERLIQMMQDCLTYNMDPETAMHTMHYVMSLKNDSDMYATMDFALVDLQFGHLWCWKAGGMTTYVLRGNDLFKIESTSAPIGFLPNFAIDTEMTQLLSEDVILMISDGLFSPSAQWDAQEQLFIRLIRQGLENGASIQVVLFDVMTQFKQKYPIADDCTVMLFRLQHVIKPWQVFRPAITH, via the coding sequence ATGGTGACATTAAATAATCAAAACGAGTTTCAAACACTAAACTTAAGCTTATTCTTATACAAAGAAAAATCGAGAATAATAATAGCGGGTGTTATAGCGTTTGCAGCTTTTTGTTTTGCTCAAGCAGTCTTCTTTGAAGCTGTTACTCCGTTGTTTTTACCTTTTTGGCTTGTGATTCGAACGAGATTTGTCTCATTTCAGAAGAGTGCTCTACTAGGTGGAATACTCGGAACGCTTTTTCTTGGCTTTGGCCAGGCTGCCATTGTGTTAGTACAGCTCTTCTTCATGGAATGTCTTGTCCGGTTTAAGTTTATAAAACTATCCCCATACTTTTTATTGGGAAGTACAATTATTGCTATTCAGCTGGCATGGCAAATGATGCTTCATAGTGGTATGCCATCTATCATGACGTTATTTTATATCGTATATGAATGTTTTTTTGCAGTTTCCATATTATTTTTTATGCGTATTTTGACATTGCCAAGTAAAGAAAATGGAAACATTGAGTGGACAAGAGAAAAAATAACGGCAATTATTGTCGTTTTGGCCGGTATGTTGATCGGTATGGAAAACTTGACTCTTTTTTACTTTTCACTGGCACTGATCGTCCTTCATTTCCTGATTTGCCTTGTAGCTTATGCCTCAACGGTAGGAGCTGCAGTCATCTTTTCATTATCTCTTGGCTTTTTTATCGGTTTAGCGAACTTATCTTTCACAGGTATGATGATTTTATATGCTTGTACAGGGCTGGTTGCTGCATTTGTACAAAATCAGGGCCGTTACGTCGTTGCGGTATTTAGCTTTCTGCCAAGTATTTTTTTCTTCTTTTATGATGCGACATTACCGATTGATAGTGTTTATTTTATGTCGATGCTTACAGGAGCGGTAATTTTTCTGCTTTTGCCGAAAAATATACTCGAATATTGCAAAATGTATTATAAACAAAATACGATCAGCGTCATTCAGGTGAACCGCAATGAAGTGGTGGAAGTGCAACTCAAGCAATTTCAGCAATTTGTTTCTTTTATGAAGGAGCTTGTGTTCGATCATTTTACCCAAAATAAGACTAAAAACAAGACGGTGGCCGAACCGTTTCTAATTTGCTCCAGCTGTTTCAAATATGAAGAATGCTGGGGGAGGAACGGGGAGATGGAAGGAATTATCGATTCGTGGCGCTTAGCGAAAAGAAGTACGAAACCGGTAAGCTGGATTCGGGTAGAAGAGCAGCTGAAAGGGAAATGCATCAAATCTTCTAAATTGCTGGAAGAACTGGAGTCTGCTTTGCACAAAGAGCATATGGAAAGACAGTTCTATCATGGCAAAAAAATGATTGCCTTACAGCTTCGTGATTTGAGCAGCCACTTTGAAAAACTGTTGAACAGCCAGCGATTAGAAATCGGAACATCTGAAATAGATGGGGAGATGCAGCAATTTTTAAAAGAACATGATATTCACTGTTTGCATATTCAGTGGATAAAAAATGAAATAGGAAATCGGGAGTTCGTTTGTTATGTCGCAGATCATCGCGATGCACATGTCGTTATCCAGCAACTAGAGCAGCAACTGTTTGAATTTTTGCATGAACCTTTGAGAGGGGAACAGGTTTACGAGCAGCACTCGCCCATTTTTTATCGTCAAATTAAGTTTACTTCAGCAATTCGTTATCAGTTGGAGTATGATATATATACGTATTCCCATGCAAACCATGCAATTTCCGGTGATTCCTACCGTGTATTTCCAATTCATCCGGGTCTTATGGCGATTATGCTGTCGGATGGAATGGGGACGAATGTGCGAGCAAATCGTGAAAGTGAACGCCTAATTCAAATGATGCAGGACTGCCTTACGTACAATATGGATCCTGAAACAGCGATGCATACAATGCATTATGTGATGTCGCTGAAAAACGATTCGGACATGTATGCAACGATGGATTTTGCGCTTGTAGATTTACAGTTCGGCCATTTATGGTGCTGGAAAGCGGGAGGCATGACGACATATGTATTAAGAGGGAACGATTTATTCAAAATTGAAAGTACAAGCGCCCCGATTGGTTTTTTACCTAATTTCGCGATTGATACAGAAATGACACAACTATTGTCAGAGGATGTTATTTTAATGATTTCCGACGGGTTATTCTCACCATCTGCGCAATGGGATGCACAGGAGCAATTATTTATCCGGCTGATTCGTCAAGGGCTGGAAAACGGTGCTTCCATCCAGGTTGTACTATTCGATGTTATGACACAATTCAAACAAAAATACCCGATTGCAGACGATTGCACCGTAATGCTGTTCCGATTGCAGCATGTAATAAAACCGTGGCAAGTATTCAGACCAGCAATCACACATTGA
- the hpt gene encoding hypoxanthine phosphoribosyltransferase, which translates to MIQNDIEKIMITEEQIQERIKELGAQLTEEYKDMFPLAVGVLKGAMPFMTDLMKRFDSYIELDFMDVTSYGNATVSSGEVKILKDLNTSVEGRDVIIIEDIIDSGLTLSYLVDLFKYRKAKSIKIVTLLDKPSGRKVELNADVVGFEVPDGFVVGYGLDYAEKYRNLPYIGILKREVYSF; encoded by the coding sequence ATGATTCAAAATGACATCGAAAAAATTATGATTACAGAAGAACAAATCCAGGAACGTATTAAAGAGCTTGGTGCTCAACTGACAGAGGAATACAAAGACATGTTCCCATTAGCTGTCGGGGTATTAAAAGGTGCAATGCCATTCATGACGGATCTGATGAAGCGTTTCGATTCTTATATAGAGCTGGACTTTATGGATGTTACTTCATATGGGAATGCAACGGTTTCATCTGGAGAAGTAAAAATTCTTAAAGATTTAAATACAAGTGTAGAAGGTCGCGATGTCATTATTATTGAAGACATTATCGACAGTGGTTTAACATTAAGCTATTTAGTAGATTTATTTAAATACCGTAAAGCAAAATCGATTAAAATCGTAACATTACTGGATAAGCCATCTGGACGTAAAGTGGAATTGAATGCAGATGTTGTCGGCTTTGAAGTACCAGACGGTTTTGTTGTAGGCTACGGCTTAGATTACGCAGAGAAATATCGTAACTTACCTTACATTGGAATTTTAAAACGTGAAGTATACTCATTTTAA